Proteins from a single region of Apium graveolens cultivar Ventura chromosome 7, ASM990537v1, whole genome shotgun sequence:
- the LOC141673791 gene encoding secreted RxLR effector protein 161-like, protein MELKLQIDADKSVGVVSRYMKRPTTLHLNAIKRICRYVNGTLHYGLVYTKGRRNYLLSGFSDSNLDGNVEDRKSTGGMAFYLDESLITWVSHKQRCVALSSCEAEFMATTTAACQGIWLQRVLS, encoded by the exons ATGGAATTAAAGTTGCAAATTGATGCTGATAAATCAG TAGGTGTTGTCTCAAGATATATGAAAAGGCCTACAACACTTCATCTGAATGCTATAAAAAGAATCTGTCGGTATGTGAATGGTACTTTGCACTATGGTTTGGTTTACACAAAGGGTCGTAGAAATTATCTTTTATCTGGTTTCTCTGATAGCAATCTAGATGGAAATGTTGAAGATAGAAAAAGTACAGGAGGGATGGCTTTCTACCTTGATGAGAGTCTAATTACTTGGGTCTCACACAAACAACGTTGTGTTGCCCTTTCATCTTGTGAGGCGGAGTTCATGGCTACCACTACTGCAGCGTGTCAAGGAATATGGCTTCAACGAGTGCTCAGTTAA